The nucleotide sequence TTGTAGAACTTGTGCATATATTAGACTTACGTGTCAAAGTCTTCTCTAATTTCTTAAATTTGGTATCCAATTAAATGTTGTAACATAAAATAGGACGGATGGAATAATAtattgtaaaaattgcacgggcgcCCTATTTTGTCCCCCTCATTTAACCTAtatccattttttttaaaagttttaattttttcccattttttaaataacttcagccccctttctcctcctccttctccttctcaaACAAATCTTGTATATTCTAATTATAGAACCGCATTAAAGTCTGTTGTGAACAAGGAGTAGAATAAAAGCATCACGGATCAAATTCATCATTGGCTAAATTAAGTTAAGTGgtatctttatttatttttaattttatccaCAAATATATAAGCGAGTAGAAACACCATTAAACATACAAATGGGACACCCAATAACTGATCAAGTTGTCACCTTtatcttattcttcttcttcttcttcatttttatgCTCTTTATCAGCACGGAGTCAACTCAACCACCATTTTCATGTCTCATCAAACCCAGTTACCAGTTCATTGCCCTTCTGTAACGCCACCTTACCCATCCCCCAAAGGGTAAATGACCTCGTATCACGCCTTATGTTGGAGGAGAAAATATTATAGCTGGTTAAATTGTGATGCTATTCAACTTTGAATTGTTTTCCttctctagagctgaagttcgtcaGTTACAAATAAAAACTCCAGCTCTAGCTATTCAACTTTGAATTGTTTTCCttctctagagctgaagttcgccagttacaaacaaaaacttcagctctagagctgaagttcgccaattacaaaacaaaaacttcagctcttgagctgaagtttgccagttacaaaaaacaaaaatttcagctctagaactgaagttcgtcagttacaaaacaaaacttcgccagttacaaaaacaaaaacttcagctctagagcttaagttcgccagttacaaaaacaaaaatttcagctctagttcgctagttacaaaacaaaaatttcagctctagagctgaatttCGCCAGTTAGAAAaccaaaaacttcagcaattacaaataaaaacttcagcaaatagagaacaaaacttcagctactatgcttaagttcagcaattacaaacaaaaacttcagtacacttgctacttcagtctcatctactagaatgctgaagttttgcgtgattgtctttgctacttcagccccgtatgctgaagttaaaCGAAAAAAGTAGGTACGCTTGCAATATTTTTGCAAAGcggtacaagttaaaacgtgaccgaaaaagcgggtatagatgcaaatgcccctaaTATATTTAACATAGAAAGTTCTCATTTCCGATCTCATCCTTCTTTTTGTTTATTTCTCTTTAAtttgttttagtttattttgaTAACGGATATATGCATCCGCTATATTTTAAGAGCAATATCtaaataccgtacctaattactGAAACCCTACATGATATTTTGCAGAAGGTTTTCATTATATAAATGGTTAAAGTATCTAATTTTGAAACCAAAAAATATATGTTTGATTGAATATTCATAGAGTAATTTACTCAATAAACAATGGATACTAGCAAATTATCAGGAATCCTACCAAATTCCGTACAACTAGTGAGTCCGTGTAGGGGATAGTAGAAGAAAATAATGGTGAACACGTTCCGTGGAAAACCAGAGGAAAGTGATCAAGGAGTAGTAAGTCTAAACTGGCAATCCCGTGTGTTGGAGCCCAGTTAGGGATCAATGAAATCATTTTCAAAAGGTTTATTTTGTCGCTTTTCTCTTCAATTGGATTTGGTTAACCTCGAAAGATGTAGTCATTGGGGCGGCTCTAGCAACTCACCGTCACAGTCCTCAATCAAAGTacgtctttttttttttcaaggatttttttttattcttataCACTATTGAAAACTTTATTACCCTAAATGTTTATGTTTAGTAAATTATCTTACTTGTATAAATTTTGtttacaacatatatacattccaccttaaaaggctcccaatctattattagtgccttcaattaagggatttagttacaccatttaccttttttttctcttcttctctttccttatttttctgaTGCACTATACTAATCGTGAAGTGAAATATCATTAAAACATCCAGGGGATGCAAAGTTACGAAAAGAAGAGACACAAAACATATAAAGCTAAGGAGTGACAAATTCCAAGAAGTGATCTGAGTTATTTATAAAGGTTAACCAATTATTTACAGGGGAAAGGTTAGCCCAATTATAAAGGTTAACCAAATAAAGtatagttttattatttttctgatGTACTATACTAATCGGTTCGCTGAATCAAAGAAACCATAGAAGAATGGAGAAAAGGAGATAAAGAAATTATGGAAACAAAGGTCCTTCAGGTGCAGAACAGATAGATTATAACCGAGAAAATTACCACCATATGAAGAGGAACTCATGCCACTAGTCCAGCAATCTATATAACTTGGCTTGTCTTGATGAGAACCAAATGAATTTGAAGGTGAGACATTTTCCGAAAAAGCATGAGAAGTACCATCATCAATTACAAAATTAGACGAAGCAGAAATCCAAAACAGATGAACTTGGGTCCATTCATACTGGATGAATTTTGAATAACAAATCGTCTAAATACCGAAAAAATCCCAAAGCTTATGTCATAGGCTTGTaaaacttatctacaactttcatacattatttatatccagttatatacaactatacaatatcatacaacttaaacacaatttttatacaaattttatacaatatgtcttttgtatattttgtatctgatttatacatagtaaaaacaagtttcatacaactaattatatattatacaacttatctacaactttcatacattatttctactcagttaaatataactacaataacatacaacttaaatacaaaatttatacaatatgtcttttgtatattttatatctaatttatacatagtaaaaataaatttcatacaactaattatatattatacaacttatctacagcTTATCTACAACTTATtcacaattttcatacattatttctactcagttatatacaactacaatatcatacaacttaaatataatttttatacaatattattcaactttcatacaataattaatatataaacagaatacaatttttctacaattacgtaaatataatgtatatcacgtcttcttcttcttcttcttcttcttcttcttcttcttcttcttcttcttcttcttcttcttcttcttcttcttcttcttcttcttcttcttcttcgagtttcaatctgaaattcagccaaaatcaagtctaatcttcaccaaaacatcctcaaattgagatataaattccaaatcatattctcaattatttgcaacaacacccaatccaaacaaataatggtttttgaaaaaccaaattcgaattcaaagcttcaaagctttttaatggttgtcaatgatggaattgctgctctcttttcctttgctttacattactgaaattaaGGATTGAGatatagagagagacgtagaaaGAATTCATTTGCTTAACGTAGAtatcttcttcttcattgaaaATCAAGCTAATCAGAGACGTTAATGGAGGTAGGAATTTTGAATAAGAGTAAAAATTTCATCTGATTTTTGAAAAAGTGATGAAATAGGCGTTAATGGAGGATTTCTGAGATTTGTGAAGAGAAAATCGTGGGTGAGTGCAAGATACATGGGTGAGGGGGGTgggatgtggagagagaaacgtgggaggAGTGGGAATATACGTAGAGTTATTTTAGGACACTAATTAATATCATGAATTCCcttaaaatatacataaatagtaattaggtatataaaatgtaattatagtaaaactagagtagggagggtaatatagtttcatatagtgtatatGAATGTAAAAAATCCTATTTTCAACCTTGCCCTTCATCCTTAGACTTCAAAATTTAATCGTATTCTttttgtttcaatttagatgacgaAATTTATCAGACACAAAATTTAAGAATTTTCTTTTTAAGCTAATAATCTTAGATATATCATAATATTTGTATATTATAATACATTAAAActtataatattaaatatttcataatatttgcataattataaaagtttcttattcaatgtaaaataaaaaatttaaatttaaattatctaaacatataaaaatatgttattttttaatATACTAACAAAATATTATGTCTCATATATTCAATCAGAAAGGATATAtttcctccgtttcaatttatgtgaacctatttcctttttagttcgtGCAAAAAAGAATAaccatttttcttatttgaaaataatttacctttatgcaaggATTTATAGATACACAATATTTATACCTATTTTACACCCCAAATTtaaaagttttttattttttcttaaactccgtgcccaaatAGGTTTATATAAATTGAGACGGAGGAATTATATTTTATGGTTTTGTTTGATTACTAAATACACATGTAATTACAAGGTAAAAAGATATTGTTATGTTTTGAAGCTCAGCAGAAATCACACGTGTTCAACAAACAAACAGACAAATTAAATCTTGAACTTGTGTTGAAACTAACCTAGTTGATTGTCTCATAAAGTAGCTAGGCCCCAGTAATACTTTTGACCTTTTAAAAACCAAGAATATATGCAGTTCACAATATATAGGCGCCCAGCCTGTCTCCTACTAACTCACTCCGTGTTCCTTCGTGTCTAAACCGTAAGCTTTCTTCCTATGCATGCAACATTTCACTTATCATATCACTATAAATAGCTTTTCGTAATGTTATTTATTGACTCAAAAGGAAACCTTAAACTGAATCATCCACTCTCAAACTTTCCTCAGTACACTTCCAACTTCCAATACGTACTCTCCACCGATCAAGAATGGATATTTTTGGAAACTACTATTTCGACCTACTAATTCCTACACTGTCAACTTCTTTGTTGCCAGCTGAAATACTGCCTGAATCTTCAACATCGTCTGATAATGGCAGCTCAGGGACACCTAGTTAttctgatgaagaagtgatgttAGCTTCGAACTATCCAAAGAAACGTGCAGGTAGGAAAACATTTCGTGAAACTCGACATCCAGTATACAGGGGAATAAGGAGGAGAAATTCGAATAAGTGGGTTTGTGAAGTAAGAGAACCCAATAAGAAATCAAGAATATGGCTAGGCACTTTCCCTACCGCAGAAATGGCGGCTCGAGCTCATGACGTGGCAGCGATAGCTCTAAGAGGTCGGTCTGCATGTTTGAACTTTGCTGACTCGGCTTGGAGGTTACCAATACCAGCTTCATCGGCCGCCAAGGATATTCAGAAGGCGGCCGCTGAAGCCGCCGAAGCATTTCGGCCATTAGAATCCGATGGAGAAAACTCTAGGGAAATTATTGTTGACCAAGCCATACAAGAGGTGGTTGCAGAATTGCCTGATAATGTGTTGTTTATGGACGAGGAGGCTCTTTTCTGCATGCCGAGATTACTTGCGAATATGGCCGAGGGGCTAATGCTACCTCCACCTCAATGTATAGACGGATATGTCATGGAATCTGATCATGCTGACATGTCTTTGTGGAGCTATTGAACAATTTAATTAGAAAATATGTGTAGAGACTTTAATTTGAGTAGTTTAGTTGCCTGTAAGTACACTCAAAATGCAATGGAAAATAGAGTATAcccaacctttttttttttgtacacGATATTGTACGCATCACTAGTAGAATCATCAACACCCCTCAATTAATTTGTCAAACTAGAAATTACTTGATAATATTTATCAATTATTTGATAAATGACAACAAATTACTTGGTTTTACTCCCATtgacattttttttatattataccTTTTTGGTGAAACAGAAATCTTTATTTATCACCAACACCCAATAAAAAACTGTACAATATCTTATCCCAGCATACAAGTGCTCATATCtgtttctcctctttttcttatttctctcTCCCTATTCTATATTTCTATTTCTACTCTGTCATTGTTTCCTACACAATTGGTCTATCCAGTCCCTCTCATTCCTACTATATTTCCTGTTTAACGAAGGAACTACTCTAACCTTACATTCTTGTTGGACCTGTGCCCAGATGATCCTCGGTGTAGGGACTCTTTGGTTCCATAGTGCTTCATTCCTTGCCCACCAAATCTTGTATATCCGAGCTGCTATCATCGCTGTAATGAACTCCCTGCATTTCTTCCCTTTGATCCCTCTTATTGATTTTCTCCAAATCCCCTTGAGATCATATTTTGTTGTCCCTtttgtattggaaaaaaactgaatttacattgaaggtgatgtggcatgacacgaggACTGGTCAAAACATGATAATCAGTTAAGAGGCACGAGTGacaacagatacggggaaaggaaagctaaataggcacgagaggcaattcgaataatacaagcttcgtacctatttaggtcatttaaagccaagagatcagaaggcattgaagacatggatatgatgacaaaaaggagtccaaattcaatattaaatacccaatacgttagagaattggtattaaataggaatgattgtgtaacgtcttatttaatgtcatttattgctcataattgtctcATTAAGGCTAATGTATTACTCCTTTATTTAggatcaactataaaaggaggaggTCAGGTCATTTGTAAAGACAGAGGATACCATCAACATTACAttaaaatacaaacttatctactgcttatttgtcattctcaaaaagtctattatttctttttcgtctcctgattatcagtagcccgaatttctatttgtctttagctttgaccaaagattcatctttttggttaaacaaattggttccgttaccggaaaactgataatcttttctttgaaGCTACACTTTATTCGTCTTTTATcaacatgtcaaacaacaacaacaataacag is from Nicotiana tabacum cultivar K326 chromosome 18, ASM71507v2, whole genome shotgun sequence and encodes:
- the LOC107811321 gene encoding dehydration-responsive element-binding protein 1A-like, producing the protein MDIFGNYYFDLLIPTLSTSLLPAEILPESSTSSDNGSSGTPSYSDEEVMLASNYPKKRAGRKTFRETRHPVYRGIRRRNSNKWVCEVREPNKKSRIWLGTFPTAEMAARAHDVAAIALRGRSACLNFADSAWRLPIPASSAAKDIQKAAAEAAEAFRPLESDGENSREIIVDQAIQEVVAELPDNVLFMDEEALFCMPRLLANMAEGLMLPPPQCIDGYVMESDHADMSLWSY